The candidate division KSB1 bacterium genomic interval GTTCCATAGGACACAGCCCGTTTCCTTCGCGATTCCGGATAAAGGGCACGACACGGCGCGCCTCGAGGGGGATGCCATGGGAGGCAAGTAGCCCGACCGCAGGCTGGCTGGCCAGGGGCGTATAGACCTCCGCCACTCCGGCGTAGACACACAGGAAGGCCGCCGCCTTGCCCACGATCCGGTCGACCACGGTGGCCCCCCGAAGTTGCTCCCCCAGCGCCTCGAGTGCAGCCAGCAGCGGGCGCAACATCGGCTCGCGCGACGTGAACAATACTTCCCCCTGTCTCTCGATCAGGATGGAGAAGCCCCCTTCCTCAAGGCGGCGCAACTCACTCTCCAACCTGCTCACCGTACCCTCCCCTCCTCGTCTACCTCCGGGACCAACGAAAAAGGGGCGAACCCGGCGCCCCTTGTCCCTGCTGATCCGATTCTCCCGTGCCTGTTCAGTTTTCTCTCGACTGACGGAGCATCAGAAGGCGGACCAGCTGCAGAACGGCCACGGCGGCGGCCGCCACGTAGGTCAATGCGGCAGCCTGAAGCACCTCCCTGGCCCCTGCAAGCTCCTGGGGAGCCAAGTAGCCACCGCTGCGAAGCTGAGCCAGAGCCCTGCTGCTGGCGTTGAACTCGACCGGTAGGGTGACGACGTGGAACAGCACCGCTCCGGAGAAGAACAGGATGCCCAGGTCGAAAAGGCGGAGCGAGGAGAAAATCAGGCCGATGAAAATCAGCGGAAAAGCCAACTGGGAACCGAGATTGGCCACCGGCACGATCGCGTTGCGAAGGGCCAGCGGCGCGTACGCGACCTTGTGCTGGATAGCATGGCCGCACTCGTGAGCGGCCACGCCGAGGGCCGCCACTGAATTGGAATGGTACGTGCTTTCCGACAGGCGAAGCGTCCGGCTTCTCGGATCGTAATGATCGGTCAGCTCGCCCGGAACCAGCTCCACGTCCACGTCGCTGATGCCATTGTCGCGGAGCAAAAGCTCAGCCAGACGTGCTGCCGACAGTCCCCTCCCGGCCGGTACGTTGCTCCACTTAGCAAAGGTCGACCGCACCTTGATCTGCGCGTACACCGAAAGGAGGATGGCCGGCAGCAAGAGCATCAGATCCGTCGGCGAAAAGAACCACATCCCTGCTCTCTCCTATCTTTGGGTCACCCGATGCCTTCGTTCCCTCAGACAACCTTCGGTTCCAGATACTTCACCATCCGCAAGAGGTTCCCGTTGGGCTGGCCCGGGTAGTAATGAACCTCGTCCATCGAACGGTGGATAATGTGCAGCCCGAAGCCGCCCGTCCGACGATCCTGCACAGCCTTTTCCACGTCGTACGGTTTAATGGCCCAGTTCTCGAATGGTTCCCCGGCGTCCTCGAGCTCGATGACCAGCTTAGTATCGTCGTAGCTGCAAGTGGCCCGAATCCAGCCGGAAGGGTCCGATCGGTAGGCATGCTCCACGATGTTCATGCAGGCCTCGTAGACGGAGATCTTGATCTTGCCGACCTCTCGCTCGTCTAGCCCCAGCTTGGCAGCGATCCCCACCACGAAGTCGCAGACGGCGTAGATCTCCTCAGCACGGCTGGGGATCTCGATGCTCGACCTTTCCGCGTAGCCGGGGCTCTCGGTCGCCGGCGTCAGCCCATTTTCCCCGGGGCGTGTCGTGGGGAGGTCCAGGTTTACCAGCTCGAACTGCTCCGGTCCGCCGGCTTCGGCCTGGCGCAGGCCTACCGCCGTGCTTTCCTGGCCTGGTCTGGCGCCCAGCTCTTCCATCAGCAAGCTCTCGTCCCTTTCCAGACGCAGGTAGGTGAGAGGACTGAAGCACATGAAGTTATTGAGCGCCGTGGGCTGCACATTCACAAGCCGCAGCTCCGCCCCGCTCCTCCGGCTGTGGGCCGTGGCTTCGAACAGAGCCACGATGAAGCTCGACGAGGGGAAGTGGAGCTCGGCGAGGTCGACGATCACCTCCTGGCATCCGGCCTTCAGACAGGCATCGATCGTCTTGAGGAGGGCGAAGCCCAATTCCTGCTGCGCCTCGGGCCCGTGCACCCGCAGGCGAACCGCCCGTTTATGCGCCCGGATCGGCTCAATACTGATCCATCGCTGCACTTCCTCGAAGCTAACGCGCCGTGAGGTGGAACTGCTCTCCACTGCTCTGGTCCCCTTTGCTTGGTCGTATCCCGGATCGTCTCGCTAACGAAGCGTACCAGCCATTCCCCTCTGTTCCACTTCGGCACAGCCTCCGTATCGGGAAGCGCTTGTCTTTCCCGGTTCCCCGCCTCGGTCCCTGGTGGAACGCAATCTGCATGCCACACCGGGCCACCTCCCTCCCCGTTGCCGGCACGGCCAAACCCCTTCCCCCTGTCCACAGGGCTCAGACCCGACTTGCTGCCAACCGCGCTGCACGACTTCTTCAAGCAGCCTGGACACTCTCCATTCCCTTGCGACACGTACGGTTGGATCCTCCTTCCCCCCGACGGCAGGAATTTCCGGCCGTGCGGCATTCTCCTCGGACCCGGGGAGGGGCCTCACCCAGGCGCTTTCCCCTTACGCTTCCCGCGCCCTGCGGTAATACCCCTCTGGATGGACGACTCCCCGAACTTCCTCCGCACCAAGTCGATGATTTCGTCAACGCGATCGCGGGATTCCTCCAGCTGGTCGAGGAAGGTGAGTTGCCGGTGCTCGCGCTCGAAATTCGACACGCCCACGCCCAGCAACCGCACGCGTTGTCCCCGTCGGTCGAACCGGCGGAAGAGATCCAGGACCACCCGGGATACATCGGCGAAACGGTCCGTGGGCACCTCGAGGCTTTGGCTCCGCGTAAAGGTGCTGAAGTCCTCCAACCGGATCTTTACCGTAATGGTTCTGCCGCGCAGCCCTTCGTCACGCAGCTGGCGGGTCACGCCGTCTGCAAGATAGAGAAGGGTCTGCACCATGGCCTCCTCATCGTCGATGTCGCGCTCGAAGGTTGTCTCCTGGCTGATGGACTTGGCCTTCCAGGTGGGAACCACGGGACGGTTGTCGCGCCCGTGGGCCAGCTCCCACAGCTGATACCCCCAGCTCCCGAAGCGTCGCACAAGCTCCTCGGGCGAAGTGCGCGCCACATCCCCGATGGTCCGCAGTCCCAAGCTCTCCAGAATTGGCTCTGTACGCTCTCCTACTCCCCACAGACGTCCAACGGGAAGGGGCCAGAGGAATTCCTCAATCCGATCTTCCGGCACAACGACCAGCCCATCCGGTTTCTGGAGGTCGGAAGCGACCTTAGCCAGAAACTTATTCGGGGCAACCCCGACGGAGGCCGTGAGGCCTCCCGTAACCTCTCGGATGCGCTTCTTGATCTCCCGGGCTACCTGTTCGGGTGGGCCGAAAAGCCGCGGGCTATGGGTCATGTCCAGGTAGGCCTCGTCAATGCTCACCGGTTCCAGCAAAGGTGTATATTGCTTGAGCAGCGCCATGATCTGGCGCGACACCTCGTGGTAGCGCTCGCCTCGTACGGGCAGGAAGACCGCATGGGGGCACCTCCGGTACGCTTCGGAGATAGGCATCGCGCTCCGGATGCCGTACTTGCGCGCCTCGTAATTTGCCGTGGAAACGACCCCCCTACCCTTTCCTCCCTTCGGATCGGCACCCACAACCACGGGCTTGCCGCGAAGGTTGGGGTTGTCCAGTTCCTCAATGGCCGCGAAAAAGGCGTCCATGTCAATGTGAAAGATAATGCGGCCCATCGTCAGAGGATCAGCGTTACCTGATAGATTACCACGCAGAGGTAGAACACTAAGAGAATTCCGGCCATCCTCCGCACGGAAAGAAGCGGCCGCCAGAGGTAAAAATTGGCGTGGAGCAGGAGCACCAGGACCGCTAGCAGCGTCAGGCTGTACTTTACTCCCAGGAAAACGCTGTGGCCGTAACCCAGTACTGTCCGCATGACCGGGTTCACTTCGTAAGCGCCACGTCCCAAGAGATAGAGGGTGAAGAAAGCGTCGAAGGCGGACAGGACAAAGAGGGTCAGAGCCATGGCCCAGTCCCGCTTGCGAGGGCGATCGACGTAGTAGTTCCACTGGGGATCGCTTGCCCGGCGCGGACCTCTACGCCGGCCGCGAAACGTGTAGCGCGAGAGCATGGGCGTAGGGCGACGCCGCCGGTCTGCCCCGGTTCTCCTCTCCCGGGAAGAATCGTCCTCGCGCGCTGCACCT includes:
- a CDS encoding DNA polymerase IV, whose product is MGRIIFHIDMDAFFAAIEELDNPNLRGKPVVVGADPKGGKGRGVVSTANYEARKYGIRSAMPISEAYRRCPHAVFLPVRGERYHEVSRQIMALLKQYTPLLEPVSIDEAYLDMTHSPRLFGPPEQVAREIKKRIREVTGGLTASVGVAPNKFLAKVASDLQKPDGLVVVPEDRIEEFLWPLPVGRLWGVGERTEPILESLGLRTIGDVARTSPEELVRRFGSWGYQLWELAHGRDNRPVVPTWKAKSISQETTFERDIDDEEAMVQTLLYLADGVTRQLRDEGLRGRTITVKIRLEDFSTFTRSQSLEVPTDRFADVSRVVLDLFRRFDRRGQRVRLLGVGVSNFEREHRQLTFLDQLEESRDRVDEIIDLVRRKFGESSIQRGITAGRGKRKGKAPG
- a CDS encoding zinc metallopeptidase, whose translation is MWFFSPTDLMLLLPAILLSVYAQIKVRSTFAKWSNVPAGRGLSAARLAELLLRDNGISDVDVELVPGELTDHYDPRSRTLRLSESTYHSNSVAALGVAAHECGHAIQHKVAYAPLALRNAIVPVANLGSQLAFPLIFIGLIFSSLRLFDLGILFFSGAVLFHVVTLPVEFNASSRALAQLRSGGYLAPQELAGAREVLQAAALTYVAAAAVAVLQLVRLLMLRQSREN
- a CDS encoding DUF1893 domain-containing protein; translation: MSRLESELRRLEEGGFSILIERQGEVLFTSREPMLRPLLAALEALGEQLRGATVVDRIVGKAAAFLCVYAGVAEVYTPLASQPAVGLLASHGIPLEARRVVPFIRNREGNGLCPMEQLALQYETPEDFLRALGELRKGVS
- a CDS encoding ATP-binding protein gives rise to the protein MESSSTSRRVSFEEVQRWISIEPIRAHKRAVRLRVHGPEAQQELGFALLKTIDACLKAGCQEVIVDLAELHFPSSSFIVALFEATAHSRRSGAELRLVNVQPTALNNFMCFSPLTYLRLERDESLLMEELGARPGQESTAVGLRQAEAGGPEQFELVNLDLPTTRPGENGLTPATESPGYAERSSIEIPSRAEEIYAVCDFVVGIAAKLGLDEREVGKIKISVYEACMNIVEHAYRSDPSGWIRATCSYDDTKLVIELEDAGEPFENWAIKPYDVEKAVQDRRTGGFGLHIIHRSMDEVHYYPGQPNGNLLRMVKYLEPKVV
- a CDS encoding DUF5658 family protein, whose amino-acid sequence is MTRDSTGAAREDDSSRERRTGADRRRRPTPMLSRYTFRGRRRGPRRASDPQWNYYVDRPRKRDWAMALTLFVLSAFDAFFTLYLLGRGAYEVNPVMRTVLGYGHSVFLGVKYSLTLLAVLVLLLHANFYLWRPLLSVRRMAGILLVFYLCVVIYQVTLIL